Proteins encoded by one window of Sus scrofa isolate TJ Tabasco breed Duroc chromosome 12, Sscrofa11.1, whole genome shotgun sequence:
- the TMEM101 gene encoding transmembrane protein 101 isoform X1, translating to MGAAVLCASFMSFGVKRRWFALGAALQLAVSTYAAYIGGYVHYGDWLKVRMYSRTVAIIGGFLVLASGAGELYRRKPRSRSLQSTGQVFLGIYLICVAYSLQHSKEDRLAYLNHLPGGELMIQLFFVLYGVLALAFLSGYYVTLAAQILAVLLPPVMLLIDGNVAYWHSTRRVEFWNQMKLLGESVGIFGTAIILATDG from the exons ATGGGGGCGGCCGTGCTGTGCGCTAGCTTCATGTCCTTTGGAGTGAAGCGGCGCTGGTTCGCGCTGGGAGCCGCACTCCAGCTGGCCGTTAGCACCTACGCCGCCTACATCGGGGGCTACGTCCACTACGGGGACTGGCTGAAG GTCCGCATGTACTCGCGCACAGTTGCCATCATCGGCGGCTTTCTTGTGCTGGCCAGCGGCGCCGGGGAGCTGTACCGTCGGAAACCCCGCAGCCGTTCCCTTCAGTCCACCGGCCAGGTCTTCCTGGGCATCTACCTCATCTGCGTG GCCTACTCCCTGCAGCACAGCAAGGAGGACCGGCTGGCGTATCTGAACCATCTCCCAGGAGGGGAGCTGATGATCCAGCTCTTCTTCGTGCTGTATGGCGTCCTGGCGCTGGCCTTCCTGTCAGGCTACTACGTGACCCTGGCTGCCCAGATCTTGGCTGTACTACTGCCCCCGGTCATGCTGCTCATTGATGGCAATGTTGCCTACTGGCACAGCACCCGGCGCGTTGAGTTCTGGAACCAGATGAAGCTCCTTGGAGAGAGTGTGGGCATCTTCGGGACCGCCATCATCCTGGCCACTGACGGCTGA
- the TMEM101 gene encoding transmembrane protein 101, producing MASKMGSRRWMLQLIMQLGSVLLTRCPFWGCFSQLMLYAERAEARRKPDIPVPYLYFDMGAAVLCASFMSFGVKRRWFALGAALQLAVSTYAAYIGGYVHYGDWLKVRMYSRTVAIIGGFLVLASGAGELYRRKPRSRSLQSTGQVFLGIYLICVAYSLQHSKEDRLAYLNHLPGGELMIQLFFVLYGVLALAFLSGYYVTLAAQILAVLLPPVMLLIDGNVAYWHSTRRVEFWNQMKLLGESVGIFGTAIILATDG from the exons ATGGCGTCGAAGATGGGTTCGCGACGGTGGATGCTGCAGCTGATCATGCAGCTGGGTTCCGTGTTGCTCACACGCTGCCCCTTCTGGGGCTGCTTCAGCCAGCTCATGCTGTACGCTGAGAGGGCCGAGGCGCGCCG GAAGCCCGACATCCCAGTGCCCTACCTGTACTTCGACATGGGGGCGGCCGTGCTGTGCGCTAGCTTCATGTCCTTTGGAGTGAAGCGGCGCTGGTTCGCGCTGGGAGCCGCACTCCAGCTGGCCGTTAGCACCTACGCCGCCTACATCGGGGGCTACGTCCACTACGGGGACTGGCTGAAG GTCCGCATGTACTCGCGCACAGTTGCCATCATCGGCGGCTTTCTTGTGCTGGCCAGCGGCGCCGGGGAGCTGTACCGTCGGAAACCCCGCAGCCGTTCCCTTCAGTCCACCGGCCAGGTCTTCCTGGGCATCTACCTCATCTGCGTG GCCTACTCCCTGCAGCACAGCAAGGAGGACCGGCTGGCGTATCTGAACCATCTCCCAGGAGGGGAGCTGATGATCCAGCTCTTCTTCGTGCTGTATGGCGTCCTGGCGCTGGCCTTCCTGTCAGGCTACTACGTGACCCTGGCTGCCCAGATCTTGGCTGTACTACTGCCCCCGGTCATGCTGCTCATTGATGGCAATGTTGCCTACTGGCACAGCACCCGGCGCGTTGAGTTCTGGAACCAGATGAAGCTCCTTGGAGAGAGTGTGGGCATCTTCGGGACCGCCATCATCCTGGCCACTGACGGCTGA